Proteins encoded by one window of Hyphomicrobium nitrativorans NL23:
- the ileS gene encoding isoleucine--tRNA ligase yields MAKGDGGAKTDADRNAGDGARDWSQTLNLPQTEFPMRAGLPQKEPEILKRWRTRDLYRELREASKGRPKFVLHDGPPYANGNIHIGHALNKILKDLVVKSQQMLGFDSNYVPGWDCHGLPIEWKIEEQYRAKGNEKPDFADASAINAFRDECRKFADKWVDVQREEFKRLGVIGDWDNPYLTMTYAAEATIARELMKFAANGLLYRGSKPVMWSVVEKTALAEAEVEYQDYQSDAVWVKFPLIGRDTERNGKIVPLGDRLKDTSIVIWTTTPWTLPGNRAISFSSKIDYVQMEITKAPEGNWAKVGDKLIVAAKLLEDVKKAAKIEEWENVGGDLIVGFEGLVCAHPLTSLGYDFEVPLLDGDHVTDDTGTGFVHTAPGHGADDYIIWIANQKALRDRGIDTTIPFTVDADGVLTKEAPGFTGKRVLKENGDKGDANDAVIKALSEAGNIIARGRLKHSYPHSWRSKKPVIFRNTPQWFIAMDKGFEVGGNRTLRDVALSEIKATEWVPETGENRINGMIANRPDWVVSRQRAWGVPITVFVAKRDHDGFSEGDILRDEDVNAAIADAFAKEGADAWFAEGAAQRFLAPKYDPANWEQVRDVLDVWFDSGSTHAFVLDDPEQFPGLAGIHRVRDGGTDRVMYLEGSDQHRGWFHSSLLESCGTRGRAPYDVVLTHGFILDEKGEDKMSKSKGNVLSPQDVMKTAGADILRLWVASADTTGDIRFGPAIVQSASEAYRKLRNTLRWMLGALHYFTPDLTVPRAELPELERLMLHRLTEIDAEVRAAYAAYDFRGVVAALAPFMNTDLSSFYFDIRKDTLYCEPHSSVKRRGALTVIDQIFGCVTTWLAPILSFTAEEAWSHRYGETRSIHLEVFPELPEAWRDDALAEKWERVRDVRRVVTGALEIERAAKRIGSSLEAAPEVFITDAALRDAVQDIDLAEISITSGVTLTAKEAPEGAFTLTDVPGVGVVVRRAEGRKCARSWRITNDVGSDPDYPDLSARDAAAVRELEARRQA; encoded by the coding sequence ATGGCTAAGGGCGACGGTGGAGCGAAGACGGACGCGGACAGGAACGCGGGTGACGGGGCCCGCGACTGGAGCCAGACGCTCAACCTGCCGCAGACCGAATTTCCGATGCGTGCGGGGCTGCCGCAGAAGGAGCCGGAGATCCTGAAGCGTTGGCGGACGCGCGATCTCTACCGCGAGTTGCGCGAGGCCTCCAAGGGGCGGCCGAAGTTCGTGCTGCACGACGGGCCTCCGTATGCCAACGGCAACATCCACATTGGGCACGCGCTCAACAAGATCCTCAAGGATCTGGTGGTGAAGAGCCAGCAGATGCTGGGCTTCGATTCCAACTATGTGCCGGGCTGGGACTGCCACGGGCTTCCCATCGAATGGAAGATCGAGGAGCAGTATCGCGCGAAGGGCAATGAGAAGCCGGACTTCGCGGACGCCTCCGCCATCAACGCCTTCCGCGACGAGTGCCGGAAGTTCGCCGACAAATGGGTCGACGTGCAGCGCGAGGAGTTCAAGCGGCTCGGCGTGATCGGCGACTGGGACAACCCGTATCTGACGATGACGTATGCGGCGGAGGCCACGATTGCGCGCGAGCTCATGAAGTTCGCTGCGAACGGGCTGTTGTATCGCGGTTCGAAGCCGGTGATGTGGAGCGTGGTCGAGAAGACGGCGCTCGCGGAAGCGGAGGTCGAGTATCAGGATTATCAGTCTGATGCGGTGTGGGTGAAGTTTCCTCTCATCGGTCGCGACACCGAAAGAAACGGCAAAATTGTTCCGCTAGGCGATCGCCTTAAAGACACCTCCATCGTTATCTGGACAACCACACCTTGGACGTTACCGGGGAACCGGGCGATCAGCTTTTCGTCGAAGATCGACTACGTCCAAATGGAGATCACGAAGGCTCCCGAAGGCAATTGGGCCAAAGTTGGCGATAAACTTATCGTCGCTGCAAAGCTCCTTGAAGACGTAAAGAAAGCTGCAAAGATCGAAGAGTGGGAGAACGTCGGCGGTGACCTAATCGTGGGCTTTGAAGGGCTAGTGTGCGCCCATCCGCTCACGTCGCTCGGCTACGACTTCGAAGTGCCGCTGCTCGACGGCGATCACGTCACCGACGACACCGGCACGGGCTTCGTGCATACGGCGCCGGGGCACGGCGCGGACGACTACATCATCTGGATCGCGAACCAGAAGGCGCTGCGTGACCGGGGCATCGACACGACGATCCCGTTTACGGTGGATGCCGACGGCGTGCTGACGAAGGAAGCGCCCGGCTTCACCGGCAAGCGCGTGCTGAAAGAGAACGGCGACAAGGGCGACGCCAACGACGCCGTGATCAAGGCGCTCAGCGAAGCGGGCAACATCATCGCTCGCGGGCGGCTTAAGCATTCCTATCCGCACTCGTGGCGCTCGAAGAAGCCCGTCATCTTCCGCAACACACCGCAGTGGTTCATCGCGATGGACAAGGGCTTTGAGGTCGGCGGCAACCGCACGCTGCGCGACGTGGCGCTGTCCGAAATCAAAGCAACCGAGTGGGTGCCGGAGACGGGCGAGAACCGGATCAACGGCATGATCGCGAACCGGCCGGACTGGGTCGTTTCGCGCCAGCGCGCCTGGGGCGTGCCGATCACCGTGTTCGTCGCCAAGCGCGATCACGACGGCTTTTCGGAAGGCGACATCCTGCGCGACGAGGACGTGAACGCAGCCATCGCGGACGCTTTCGCCAAGGAAGGCGCGGATGCGTGGTTTGCAGAAGGCGCGGCACAACGCTTCCTTGCGCCCAAATACGATCCCGCCAACTGGGAGCAGGTGCGAGACGTGCTCGACGTGTGGTTCGATTCCGGCTCCACGCACGCGTTCGTGCTGGACGATCCCGAGCAGTTCCCGGGCCTTGCGGGTATCCACCGCGTACGCGACGGCGGCACGGATCGCGTGATGTACCTCGAAGGCTCGGACCAGCATCGCGGCTGGTTCCATTCCTCGCTGCTCGAAAGCTGCGGGACGCGCGGGCGCGCGCCTTACGACGTTGTGCTGACGCACGGCTTCATCCTCGACGAGAAGGGCGAGGACAAGATGTCGAAGTCGAAGGGCAACGTGCTCTCGCCGCAGGACGTGATGAAGACGGCGGGCGCCGACATCCTCCGCCTCTGGGTGGCGTCGGCCGACACGACCGGCGACATCCGTTTCGGGCCTGCCATCGTGCAGTCGGCTTCGGAGGCCTATCGCAAGCTGCGCAATACGCTGCGCTGGATGCTGGGCGCGCTGCATTACTTCACGCCCGATCTCACAGTGCCGCGCGCGGAGCTGCCGGAGCTCGAACGGCTGATGCTGCATCGGCTGACCGAGATCGATGCGGAGGTGCGCGCCGCCTATGCCGCTTACGATTTCCGCGGCGTGGTTGCGGCGCTCGCGCCGTTCATGAACACGGATCTTTCGTCGTTCTACTTCGACATTCGCAAAGACACGCTTTATTGCGAACCGCATTCCAGCGTGAAGCGGCGCGGGGCACTGACCGTGATCGACCAGATCTTCGGATGCGTCACGACGTGGCTCGCGCCGATCCTCTCGTTCACGGCGGAAGAAGCGTGGAGCCACCGCTACGGCGAGACGCGCAGCATCCACCTCGAAGTCTTCCCCGAATTGCCGGAAGCGTGGCGCGACGATGCGCTGGCCGAAAAATGGGAGCGCGTGCGCGACGTGCGCCGCGTGGTGACGGGTGCGCTCGAAATCGAGCGGGCGGCAAAGCGCATCGGGTCGAGCCTCGAAGCCGCACCCGAGGTGTTCATTACCGACGCCGCGCTCCGCGATGCGGTGCAGGACATCGACCTTGCCGAGATCTCCATCACGAGCGGCGTGACGCTTACCGCCAAGGAGGCTCCCGAAGGCGCCTTCACCTTGACCGACGTGCCGGGCGTGGGCGTCGTCGTGCGTCGGGCGGAGGGGCGCAAATGCGCCCGCTCGTGGCGGATCACGAACGACGTCGGGTCCGATCCCGATTATCCGGATCTCTCGGCGCGCGACGCGGCGGCCGTGCGCGAGTTGGAGGCGAGACGCCAAGCATGA
- the nspC gene encoding carboxynorspermidine decarboxylase, whose protein sequence is MLPKLPDDIRTPAYVLDVAALKRNLETAARIKREAGVKILLATKAWAMPAAFPLLDDTLAGTTASGEYEARLGREEFGREVHVYAPAYGPGEIERLIDIADHIYANSPDEMARVLKAVRESGRTNIHVGARINPGYSNATLGGALYDPCAPNSRFGTTAEEIDRLPWDDIDIFHAHALCESLADGSVGLIDHVARTFEPYLRRVKAVNFGGGHFINKPGYDVGKLIAALKAFRAEFGIEVYLEPGAGLVVDAGYLVSSVIGIHRNVGEIAILDASASTHMPDVLEVPYTPTIIGADKPGVHPFTYILGGKTCMTGDVIGEYSFDAPLKPGDRLVFTDMMQYSFVKNTTFNGTPLPDLAILHEDGRYEVVRSFGYEEFRRRLG, encoded by the coding sequence ATGCTTCCGAAACTCCCTGACGACATCCGCACGCCCGCTTACGTCCTCGACGTCGCGGCGCTCAAGCGGAATCTCGAAACCGCAGCCCGCATCAAGCGCGAAGCCGGGGTCAAGATCCTGCTCGCCACCAAGGCCTGGGCGATGCCGGCCGCGTTCCCCCTGCTCGACGACACGCTCGCCGGCACGACCGCGTCGGGCGAATACGAAGCTCGCCTCGGGCGCGAGGAATTCGGCCGCGAGGTCCACGTCTATGCGCCGGCTTACGGGCCGGGCGAGATCGAGCGCCTGATCGACATCGCGGATCACATCTATGCCAACTCGCCGGACGAGATGGCGCGCGTGCTGAAGGCTGTGCGCGAATCCGGGCGCACGAACATTCACGTCGGCGCCCGCATCAACCCCGGCTATTCGAACGCCACGCTCGGCGGCGCGCTTTACGATCCGTGTGCGCCGAACTCGCGCTTCGGCACGACGGCGGAAGAGATCGACCGGCTACCGTGGGACGACATCGACATCTTCCACGCGCACGCACTCTGCGAATCGCTCGCGGACGGATCGGTCGGGCTCATCGACCACGTCGCGCGCACGTTCGAGCCCTACCTCCGGCGCGTCAAAGCGGTCAACTTCGGCGGCGGACATTTCATCAACAAGCCGGGTTACGACGTCGGCAAGCTGATCGCGGCGCTCAAGGCGTTCCGCGCGGAATTCGGCATCGAGGTTTATCTTGAGCCCGGCGCGGGCCTCGTCGTCGATGCGGGCTATCTCGTTTCCTCGGTCATCGGCATTCACCGCAACGTCGGCGAGATCGCGATCCTCGACGCGTCGGCCTCGACGCACATGCCGGATGTGCTTGAAGTTCCCTATACGCCGACGATCATCGGCGCGGACAAGCCCGGCGTGCATCCCTTCACGTACATCCTGGGCGGCAAGACCTGCATGACGGGCGACGTGATCGGCGAATATTCGTTCGACGCTCCCCTGAAGCCCGGCGACCGCCTCGTGTTCACGGACATGATGCAATACTCGTTCGTGAAGAACACCACATTCAACGGCACGCCGCTCCCCGATCTCGCGATCCTGCACGAGGATGGGCGTTACGAGGTCGTGCGCAGCTTCGGTTACGAGGAGTTCCGGCGGCGGCTCGGATAA
- the lspA gene encoding signal peptidase II has product MTSPEGRLARWLWGPYSALALKIAAVTFVLDQASKAWVLLVYELQDKGRVKVLPFLDLVFVKNTGISYSMLDGDAYSWQIVLATFAVVASIGLWVWLARAGTGRVMTWALGLIIGGALGNAVDRVLIGGVADFFSLHAFGYYWYIFNIADVAIVAGVAGLLYESFIGSRNDAANRM; this is encoded by the coding sequence ATGACGAGCCCAGAAGGTCGCCTCGCGCGCTGGTTGTGGGGGCCGTACTCCGCACTGGCTTTGAAAATCGCCGCCGTCACGTTCGTGCTCGATCAGGCCAGCAAGGCGTGGGTGCTGCTGGTGTACGAGCTTCAGGACAAGGGGCGAGTCAAAGTGCTGCCTTTCCTTGACCTCGTGTTCGTGAAAAACACCGGCATCAGCTATTCGATGCTCGACGGCGATGCCTATAGCTGGCAGATCGTTCTTGCTACGTTCGCGGTGGTGGCGTCGATCGGCCTGTGGGTGTGGCTCGCGCGCGCCGGGACCGGGCGCGTCATGACCTGGGCGCTCGGCTTGATCATCGGCGGCGCGCTCGGAAACGCGGTGGATCGGGTGCTGATCGGGGGCGTGGCCGATTTCTTCTCGCTGCATGCCTTTGGGTATTACTGGTACATCTTCAACATCGCAGATGTGGCCATTGTTGCCGGGGTTGCGGGCCTCCTGTATGAGTCCTTCATCGGGAGTCGCAATGACGCCGCAAACCGAATGTAG
- a CDS encoding N-acyl amino acid synthase FeeM domain-containing protein, translated as MGASMMFQPPLVLDNNNGDTAKNFPISLEIYSSHSDKTDLHRLRYRAFLAAGWIRENDAGMLSDRFDALDTTVAVGAFHKGACIGALRLAFGGAHALPHSMPCEDAFPDEVRALIAQNCQRLVEFSRMAVEPTLSNRSFRTTLYASLVRAGVMLTIASRVDMAVVAVHKKVSPFYQAMCGFEVLGKSASYAEIDEPTEFLGLRAQALEARRKKRSGFFAFSPEEIAAAERALARLSAQGLA; from the coding sequence GTGGGCGCCAGCATGATGTTTCAGCCTCCCCTTGTGCTCGACAACAACAATGGCGATACGGCCAAGAACTTTCCGATCTCTCTCGAAATCTATTCCTCGCATTCCGACAAGACCGATCTCCACCGCTTGAGATACCGGGCGTTTCTCGCTGCGGGTTGGATCCGGGAAAACGATGCCGGCATGCTCAGCGATCGGTTCGACGCACTCGATACCACAGTTGCGGTCGGCGCGTTTCACAAGGGCGCCTGCATCGGCGCGTTGCGGCTCGCGTTCGGCGGCGCACATGCTCTGCCGCATTCCATGCCCTGCGAGGATGCGTTTCCCGACGAGGTGCGCGCGCTCATTGCGCAGAATTGCCAGCGCCTGGTCGAATTCTCGCGCATGGCCGTGGAGCCCACACTTTCGAACAGATCGTTCCGGACGACGCTCTACGCTTCCCTTGTGCGGGCGGGCGTGATGTTGACGATCGCATCACGCGTCGACATGGCGGTGGTTGCGGTTCACAAAAAAGTTTCGCCGTTCTATCAGGCCATGTGCGGCTTCGAGGTGCTGGGCAAGTCGGCCTCATATGCCGAGATCGACGAGCCCACGGAGTTCCTCGGGCTCAGAGCGCAGGCGCTTGAGGCGCGACGGAAGAAACGCAGCGGGTTCTTTGCTTTTTCGCCGGAAGAGATCGCCGCCGCCGAGCGGGCGCTCGCACGACTATCCGCGCAAGGCCTTGCTTGA
- a CDS encoding bifunctional riboflavin kinase/FAD synthetase codes for MLIVHGYDSVPPEAKGAVLALGNFDGVHRGHQALIGQAVAEAQGRGCSAGALVFDPHPSAFFRPGEPHFRLTPLDEKLALFAELGLDVAVVLAFDAALASLDAERFIEAVLVDALAVSHVVVGYHFFFGRNRGGSAETLRRFGYTHGFGVTVVDPIADRGEPFSSTDIRLLLAEGNVRSAAAALGRPWSVKGPVIGGAKRGTGLGFPTANVAMPKGTALGHGIFAVRVALDGVSLDGAAYLGTRPTFDDGMPVLEVFLFDFDGDIYGREIEVIFIDKVRDDRRFASAEELVTQMNADCAKAREILAATSP; via the coding sequence ATGCTCATCGTTCACGGCTATGACTCCGTGCCGCCTGAAGCGAAGGGCGCCGTGTTGGCCCTCGGCAACTTCGACGGCGTGCATCGCGGCCATCAGGCGTTGATCGGCCAGGCAGTGGCCGAGGCGCAGGGCAGGGGCTGTTCTGCGGGCGCGCTGGTGTTCGATCCGCATCCGAGCGCGTTCTTCCGCCCCGGCGAGCCGCACTTCCGGCTGACGCCGCTCGACGAGAAACTCGCGCTGTTCGCGGAGCTGGGGCTCGACGTGGCCGTCGTGCTTGCCTTCGACGCCGCGCTCGCGAGCCTCGACGCCGAACGCTTCATCGAGGCCGTGCTGGTCGATGCCCTGGCCGTCTCGCACGTTGTTGTCGGCTATCACTTCTTCTTCGGCCGTAACCGCGGCGGCTCGGCGGAAACGTTGCGTCGTTTCGGATATACGCACGGTTTCGGAGTTACGGTCGTCGATCCGATAGCCGATCGCGGCGAACCGTTTTCGTCGACGGACATCCGGTTGCTGCTTGCCGAGGGTAACGTGCGCAGCGCGGCGGCGGCGCTCGGCCGGCCATGGAGCGTCAAGGGTCCGGTGATCGGCGGCGCCAAGCGCGGCACCGGCCTCGGCTTTCCAACCGCAAACGTGGCGATGCCGAAGGGCACCGCGCTGGGGCACGGCATCTTCGCCGTCCGCGTGGCGCTCGATGGCGTGTCGCTGGACGGCGCCGCCTACCTCGGCACGCGCCCGACCTTCGACGACGGGATGCCGGTGCTCGAAGTTTTTCTGTTCGACTTCGATGGCGACATCTATGGCCGCGAGATCGAGGTGATCTTCATCGACAAGGTGCGCGACGACCGCCGTTTCGCGAGCGCAGAGGAACTCGTGACGCAGATGAACGCCGACTGCGCCAAAGCCCGCGAGATCCTGGCGGCCACATCGCCTTAG
- a CDS encoding glutathione S-transferase family protein, with the protein MLTLYHNPQSRSTTVHTMLHEIGEPFELVAVDLKAGEQKSDAFLKINPMGKIPVLLDGDLIVTETPAILTYLADRYPDAGLAPAIDDPDRAAYLRWLFFAGSCFEPAAIDKALNRETPSSMGGWGTPDDVFRTLAAALKPGPWLLGERFTAADVMMGSGVAYMLGFKIIPEWPEFVDYAARIEARPARQAAKAADEARAGG; encoded by the coding sequence ATGCTCACGCTCTATCACAACCCGCAATCGCGCTCGACGACCGTGCATACCATGCTGCACGAGATCGGGGAGCCGTTCGAACTCGTCGCCGTAGATCTCAAGGCGGGCGAGCAAAAGTCGGACGCGTTTTTGAAGATCAATCCGATGGGCAAGATCCCTGTTCTGCTCGACGGCGATTTGATCGTCACGGAAACGCCTGCAATTCTCACCTATCTCGCCGATAGGTATCCGGATGCCGGTTTGGCGCCGGCTATCGACGACCCGGACCGCGCAGCCTACTTGCGCTGGCTGTTCTTCGCGGGAAGCTGCTTCGAGCCTGCCGCAATCGACAAGGCGCTCAACAGAGAAACGCCTTCCTCCATGGGTGGATGGGGCACGCCCGACGACGTGTTCCGCACGCTGGCGGCCGCCTTGAAGCCCGGGCCGTGGTTGCTCGGCGAGCGGTTCACGGCCGCGGACGTCATGATGGGCTCGGGTGTCGCCTACATGCTGGGGTTCAAGATCATTCCCGAGTGGCCGGAATTCGTCGATTACGCGGCGCGGATCGAGGCACGCCCCGCAAGGCAGGCCGCCAAAGCTGCCGACGAGGCGCGCGCGGGCGGCTAA
- the ubiA gene encoding 4-hydroxybenzoate octaprenyltransferase, with product MRARGAENGLEDVRGAPPVADAARGNWVDRYAPVSWRPYLRLARMDRPIGTWLLLFPCWWSVTLAEVSIGNPYPDPWMLFLFAVGALVMRGAGCAYNDYIDRDYDARVARTANRPIPSGQVTPEAALAFVVALSLIGFLVLIWFNLFTILLGITSLALVAIYPFMKRFTYWPQVVLGLAFNWGALMGWAAVRGSLDWAPVLLYAGSVLWTIGYDTIYAHQDTEDDLMLGLKSTALTFGSDTPFWVGSFYVGALLLWIAAGFLAGTHLVFFFGVALVGLQMAWQVSTLDIKDGNNCLRRFLANRDVGVAIFLALVADTLISWWAGLS from the coding sequence ATGAGGGCACGCGGAGCGGAAAACGGCCTGGAAGACGTACGCGGCGCACCGCCCGTCGCCGACGCGGCGCGCGGCAATTGGGTGGATCGCTATGCGCCGGTATCCTGGCGCCCGTATCTCCGCCTCGCCCGCATGGACCGCCCCATCGGCACCTGGCTGCTGCTGTTTCCCTGCTGGTGGTCGGTGACGCTCGCGGAAGTCTCGATCGGAAATCCCTATCCGGATCCCTGGATGTTGTTCCTGTTCGCCGTCGGCGCGCTCGTCATGCGCGGTGCGGGCTGCGCCTACAACGACTATATCGACCGCGACTACGACGCCCGCGTCGCCCGCACGGCGAACCGGCCGATCCCGTCCGGGCAGGTCACGCCCGAAGCCGCCCTCGCGTTCGTCGTCGCGCTGTCGCTGATCGGCTTCCTGGTGCTGATCTGGTTCAACCTGTTCACCATTCTGCTCGGCATCACGTCGCTCGCACTCGTTGCGATCTACCCGTTCATGAAACGCTTCACCTACTGGCCGCAGGTGGTGCTGGGGCTCGCGTTCAATTGGGGCGCGCTGATGGGCTGGGCGGCGGTGCGCGGCTCGCTCGATTGGGCGCCGGTGCTGCTCTATGCGGGCTCGGTGCTCTGGACCATCGGCTACGACACGATCTACGCCCACCAGGACACCGAGGACGATCTGATGCTGGGCCTGAAGTCGACGGCGTTGACCTTCGGCTCCGACACGCCGTTCTGGGTCGGCAGCTTTTATGTCGGCGCGCTGCTGCTCTGGATCGCGGCCGGGTTTCTCGCCGGCACGCATCTCGTGTTCTTCTTCGGCGTCGCGCTCGTCGGTCTTCAGATGGCCTGGCAGGTCTCGACGCTCGACATCAAGGACGGCAACAACTGTTTGCGCCGCTTCCTCGCCAATCGGGATGTCGGCGTCGCGATCTTCCTCGCCCTCGTTGCCGACACGCTGATCTCGTGGTGGGCTGGCCTGAGCTGA
- a CDS encoding glutamate--cysteine ligase — protein sequence MSTRQDGAQDGAKRPRVRSETDLVAWIAAGEKPKADWRIGTEHEKFVFHTDTLTPVPYEGERGIRALMEQLMARYDWEPIKEGENIIALKRPDAAPGGTISLEPGGQFELSGAPLRSLHETCAETQEHLFEVLSVGEDLGIGFLGVGFSPKWTLDETPRMPKARYQVMTRYMPEVGRRGLDMMYRTTTIQVNLDFATEADMVKKLRVSLALQPIATAIFASSPFTEGRPNGFKSLRSEVWRETDKRRTGMLPFVFEDGMGYARYVDYALDVPMYFVYRDGRYIDVAGASFRDFLAGKLAAMPGEYPTLDDWSDHLTTLFPEVRLKRFLEMRGADGGRWRRICALPAFWVGLLYDETSLDAAWDLVKSWTEEEREALRNAVPREALATRFRETTVQELAREVLRISHAGLRRRQQLNRKSQDETIFLSPLEAAVASGRTVADELLERFHGPWNGRIDHVFAEFAF from the coding sequence ATGTCGACCCGCCAGGATGGGGCCCAGGATGGGGCCAAGCGCCCACGAGTGCGCTCCGAAACCGACCTCGTCGCCTGGATAGCGGCAGGCGAAAAGCCGAAAGCGGACTGGCGCATCGGCACCGAGCACGAAAAGTTCGTCTTCCATACCGACACGCTCACGCCAGTTCCCTATGAGGGCGAGCGGGGCATCCGCGCGCTCATGGAGCAGCTCATGGCGCGTTACGACTGGGAGCCGATCAAGGAAGGCGAGAACATCATCGCGCTGAAGCGGCCTGACGCGGCGCCCGGCGGCACCATCAGCCTGGAGCCCGGCGGTCAGTTTGAGCTGTCGGGAGCGCCGCTCCGTTCCTTGCATGAAACCTGCGCCGAAACGCAAGAGCATCTCTTCGAGGTGCTGAGCGTGGGCGAGGATCTCGGCATCGGCTTTCTCGGCGTCGGCTTTTCGCCCAAATGGACGCTCGACGAGACGCCACGCATGCCGAAGGCGCGTTACCAGGTCATGACGCGCTATATGCCGGAGGTCGGCAGGCGCGGCCTCGACATGATGTATCGCACGACCACGATCCAGGTGAACCTGGACTTCGCGACCGAAGCCGACATGGTCAAGAAGCTGCGCGTGAGCCTCGCGCTGCAGCCCATCGCCACCGCGATCTTCGCGTCCTCGCCCTTCACCGAAGGCCGGCCGAACGGCTTCAAGTCGCTCCGGAGCGAAGTCTGGCGCGAAACCGATAAGCGCCGCACCGGCATGCTGCCGTTCGTGTTCGAGGACGGCATGGGCTACGCCCGCTACGTCGACTATGCGCTCGACGTGCCGATGTACTTCGTCTACCGCGACGGCCGCTACATCGACGTGGCCGGTGCGTCGTTCCGCGATTTTCTGGCGGGCAAGCTCGCGGCGATGCCAGGCGAGTATCCGACGCTCGACGATTGGTCCGACCACCTGACGACGCTTTTCCCCGAGGTGCGTTTGAAGCGCTTCCTCGAAATGCGCGGCGCGGACGGCGGCCGTTGGCGGCGCATCTGCGCGCTGCCTGCGTTCTGGGTCGGCCTCCTTTACGACGAGACGTCGCTCGATGCCGCGTGGGATCTCGTGAAGTCCTGGACGGAGGAGGAGCGCGAGGCGTTGCGCAACGCCGTCCCGCGCGAGGCACTTGCCACCCGCTTCCGCGAGACCACGGTGCAGGAGCTCGCGCGCGAGGTGCTGCGGATCTCGCATGCGGGGCTGAGGCGCCGACAGCAGCTCAACCGGAAGAGCCAGGACGAGACGATATTTCTCAGCCCCCTCGAAGCCGCCGTCGCATCCGGTCGGACGGTTGCGGATGAGCTTTTGGAGCGCTTCCACGGCCCCTGGAACGGCCGGATCGACCACGTCTTTGCGGAATTCGCCTTCTAA
- a CDS encoding 16S rRNA (uracil(1498)-N(3))-methyltransferase: protein MAVHDFTSQRLFIDAALAEGARVACSPEQASYLRSVLRLAHGHEILVFNGRDGEWRARLIAEGKRGAALEAVELVRAQAGGPDLHYLFAPLKRARLDYMVQKATEMGVARLVPVLTRHTVAERVNLDRMRANVIEAAEQCGILRVPEIAEPIKLAKLLDGWDAARTLVFCDEAAEQASPIAALSARAAGPLAVLIGPEGGFSPDERAMIRAVPQAVAVSLGPRIMRADTAAVAALALVNAVLGDWR, encoded by the coding sequence ATGGCCGTTCACGATTTCACGTCCCAGCGCCTGTTCATCGATGCCGCTCTTGCGGAAGGCGCGCGCGTCGCCTGCTCGCCGGAGCAGGCGAGCTATCTCCGCAGCGTTCTGCGGCTCGCACACGGCCACGAAATCCTCGTCTTCAATGGCCGCGACGGCGAATGGCGCGCACGGCTCATCGCAGAAGGAAAACGCGGCGCGGCGCTCGAAGCGGTCGAGCTTGTGCGCGCGCAGGCGGGCGGCCCGGATCTTCATTACCTGTTCGCTCCGCTCAAACGCGCGCGGCTCGACTACATGGTGCAGAAGGCCACCGAAATGGGCGTCGCACGCCTCGTGCCGGTGTTGACGCGCCATACGGTGGCCGAGCGCGTCAATCTCGACCGGATGCGCGCGAATGTCATCGAAGCGGCGGAACAATGCGGGATCTTGCGCGTGCCTGAGATCGCGGAACCGATCAAGCTCGCCAAGTTGCTCGACGGATGGGATGCGGCGCGGACACTCGTTTTCTGTGACGAAGCCGCCGAGCAGGCGAGCCCGATTGCAGCGCTTTCCGCGCGAGCGGCCGGGCCGCTCGCCGTTCTGATCGGGCCGGAGGGCGGATTTTCGCCCGACGAGCGGGCCATGATCCGCGCCGTGCCGCAGGCGGTGGCCGTTTCGCTCGGACCGCGCATCATGCGGGCCGACACAGCCGCCGTCGCCGCGCTCGCGCTCGTCAACGCCGTGCTCGGAGACTGGCGTTAG
- a CDS encoding MaoC family dehydratase, with the protein MTANKITYFEDLAVGQEASLSNTVTEKDIALFAEVSGDRNPVHVDADYAAGTIFGERIAHGMLSAAYISAVFGMELPGPGAIYISQTMAFKAPVKIGDTVVTTVTLVELLPEKKRARFETVCAVNGKPVLTGEAVLMVPNRPE; encoded by the coding sequence ATGACAGCAAATAAGATCACTTACTTCGAAGACCTTGCCGTCGGCCAGGAGGCGTCGCTGTCGAACACTGTGACCGAGAAGGACATCGCCCTCTTCGCCGAGGTTTCCGGTGATCGGAACCCCGTCCATGTCGATGCCGACTATGCCGCGGGCACGATCTTCGGCGAGCGAATCGCACACGGAATGCTGTCGGCAGCCTATATTTCGGCCGTGTTCGGGATGGAGCTGCCCGGTCCCGGCGCGATCTACATCTCCCAGACGATGGCCTTCAAGGCCCCGGTCAAGATCGGCGACACGGTCGTGACCACGGTGACGCTGGTGGAACTGCTGCCCGAGAAGAAGCGGGCGCGCTTCGAGACTGTCTGCGCCGTGAACGGCAAGCCGGTGCTGACCGGCGAGGCCGTGCTTATGGTGCCGAACCGCCCGGAATAA